From a region of the Sebastes umbrosus isolate fSebUmb1 chromosome 10, fSebUmb1.pri, whole genome shotgun sequence genome:
- the tmem72 gene encoding transmembrane protein 72 — translation MGNSESVWWVVVECACRILGVSTATVLFAVGVETLLQGEFTSLGIYLVVSSVGIMMFELAYFLDTLLFMCLPCPPDWQLFVLWGKMARIGGFHKFLYYSIMSVVCFLHPVLVWHAIIPGAMLLVTALFNFILSKKTKVKSPKRPQQESHGDQGPTTICVTEGAASNSTVSFFHTMTGRRGGGLALATRDRCLGPGERGESVQAMLELELEQTEAPKGTDGERRRRRWRERKLICLRGREEPVEREMEEMDGYCEPEPDTTSDTAPMITD, via the exons ATGGGGAACTCAGAGAGCGTTTGGTGGGTTGTTGTGGAGTGCGCCTGCAGGATCCTCGGTGTTTCTACGGCAACAG TGTTGTTTGCTGTGGGAGTGGAGACCCTACTACAGGGAGAATTCACCAGCCTCGGCATCTACCTCGT AGTGTCATCTGTTGGCATCATGATGTTTGAGCTGGCCTATTTCCTGGACACCCTTCTGTTCATGTGTCTGCC TTGTCCTCCAGACTGGCAGCTGTTTGTGTTGTGGGGGAAGATGGCTCGCATCGGAGGCTTCCATAAGTTCCTCTATTACTCCATAATGTCAGTGGTCTGCTTCTTGCACCCTGTGTTGGTGTGGCATGCGATTATCCCAG GGGCAATGCTTCTTGTGACGGCCTTGTTCAACTTCATActaagcaaaaaaacaaaggtCAAATCTCCCAAAAGGCCACAGCAGGAGAGCCACGGCGACCAAGGCCCGACCACCATCTGTGTGACAGAAGGGGCAGCCTCCAACAGCACCGTCTCATTCTTCCACACGATGacgggaaggagaggagggggactGGCTCTGGCAACCAGAGACCGCTGCCTCGGCccgggagagagaggagagagcgtCCAGGCCATgttggagctggagctggagcagacGGAAGCACCTAAAGGcacagacggagagaggaggaggaggaggtggagagagaggaagctgaTATGCTTGAGAGGCAGGGAGGAGCCTgtggagagggagatggaggagatggacGGATACTGTGAGCCAGAGCCAGACACCACCTCAGACACTGCGCCTATGATTACTGACTGA